CacatttaatgaattaaaaatccgCCAAGAAATAAACATAATTATGCAATACCTGTAAAAGCTCTAATAAGGTGACAACGAAGGCAAGAGTCTTGCCACTTCCAGTCACTGCTTCTGCAGCAACATCTTTTCCGTTCAGTAAAATGGGGATACATGCTGCCTGCAAATGATAAAATGGATTTaacaaattgataataattaattaatgatactgaattaattaatagttaatttactgatttttatgacaaattattttgaggttatctttcgtttcatcaaatttatgAGTTGGATATTAAAATGGTAATTGCACTCTGGTCTtaggagaagaaaaatttgcTAATTGAAACATAGAATGGTTAGATATTAATGGATTTACTTGAATTGGCGTTGGAGAGATGAATTTCAGTTCCTTGAGTGTTGTTAGGATAGGATCACTCAGTTTAACTTGCAAATCTGTCCACTTTTGTTGCTCCATGTTATTTCTATTATTTGTTGTCATCTTTGAGCAATATTCATGCTGTCCATGTCTATCAACTGAGGAGAGAGGTTATGTTGGTTATGATGTTGACGTTCACCCACGTGTGCGTTAATTGGAAGGCGGGGGCAGCCATGATGTTTTTTCCTGACATTTTTTGGCTGTCGAATGGAGCATTGTAATTGGTCGTTTTTTGCATTTCTTAATTGTCATTGGGAATTATTTAGTATGGTCTGAAACGCAAAAATAGGAAATTGAAAGGTCATGTTGGTGTCTACAATTCTTTcgcaaaaatagaaaatcggCAATATATCGGAAATTTTGGGAGAACGAGTATAAAGCTTTTGATTGGCCTACATAGGGGCATCAAAACGAAcattttggagaaaaaaattataaatcggCCGATTAATCTTGGATGTATTTGCAAAAACTATtgaaagagaaataatttttttctccaaaaatatttGGCGAATCGAGCTGTTCTTATGCACAGAGCTTAAGATTTGTGATCTGGGAAAATTtagaattgttaaaaaaatttgtttagtCAATTTGCATCGATGCACCGATTACAATGCTTCTGTTGGGAGATGAACaggagaataaaattgaaaaaaggtgaaaaaaaatgcaaaaagttCTTCTCATTCCCTTTATTTTGATGTTCCATTCGTTTATCTTCAATTTCTCGGATAAAAAATTTGTGTCCAACGATGCCACGTCTCGAACtcgtgaagaaaaaatttcatttagcACTTTCCCAGCATTTTCTTAAAAGCTCTCACAACTTTCATCCTCGCATATTTCTCTTATGTcgtcttctctctctctccgtctcatcACAACGTGACAATTTCCCCCTATACATCAATTTCTCACATCATCTCCATTGTCAGCTGTCATTTACAGgcagtttattttttattttttattttttcttcaattaaattgtCATTTCCATGTTCATGTTTCCATTgctaattttgtttttaacttcgcgcctaaaatttaattttcaaataagttGCCCTACTTTAAATCATTGCGATTTCCATCAGACTTTTATAGTTGACAATACTCAATTtaaatcacccccaaaatttATGAACACGTTTcgccaagaatttttttttttttcaattcaatttagtTTTATATTACTCTCTTCGGGGTTTTAATAACTTCATCATCGACACCTTCGCGAATTCGCAGGTATGTGACTGATATTTTCCTTCGTGCCATGAATGTCCACAGTTCAAGTGTCATTCAAGTCACAGGAGATCAATCGCATCTAAATGTTATGAAATCGTGAATCGATAGTCACTACCTGTTTTCgtgtcattatttttcttaacaagagaaataaaaagaatctCAATATCATGAGATGAACAGTGCGTCTGTTTCACATGTCAGTGCAGCTCATTATCTGCAATCTCATCGAATATTTATTCGACAAATTGAATATTCTAGGCATTTTCCCAAAATGTGATATTCTCCggtgcgagaaaaaaaatatactaaGCACCTCTTGCATTGTAGAACATCCCAACGATTTTCGTATTCGTGTatctttatattatttattacactATGTTGATGTCGATTCGAGATATAAAATTCGAACTTTTGGATTGTTCGATTTATTACAAAAGTCGCAGcgtttttttcctcgttaaCCTTTGAGTGCCTTCTTTTATgactcatttttattaattttgttttcaaactACAGAGCGCAGCGGGCCTACATGATAATCCGGGTGAATCTACTTGAGCTTATAGCTGCATTataaatcgattaaaattGATGATAACTCTTAACAGATCTTAGTCatcaatttaatatattttctttatttatcctgatatttttttaatatagatTTTTCTGTCAAAACTGAGATTATATCGAGTTAAATAATTGTTCAATCATTAGAGCCATGGAGAATTTAAGTGACtcatatttcaaataaatttctaataaaaaaaaaaatgtcgattgatgataaaaattattccttgGTTTTCATTTATGAATTTACTATGGTAAATAATTGTGATTCTACCTTATCTTGCAAAGTCTATAAAACAAAAACCCAAATAGTACGGATGGCTTGTCAAGCCATCATCGATGGCTgctttgaatatttcattggGTTTTAtaacgatatttttcattaaattatcctATCGAGAGAATAGATTCGTAATTGTTAGTAGTCATCATACTCAACATAATGATCTAACAATTTCTCGTCTTGATTGTTCATCACCGAGTCTCTGATGTATCAAAGATGAGTGAATAAGAATGGAATACGCCACAAGGCTCAGTACCCATTGGAAACAAATAGAAAGGTACCGTAATTGAGCATAATGATGGCGATTGTGAAGGGAGGAATGAAGttactccatttttttttcaagaaaaaaaaacaatgatttaCCGGACGTCGTTAACATGATTGAGTTTTAACGTATCATATTTGAGAAtatcagaggaaaaaaaaaacaaaatacgtgataaaattaaatttgctCCATCCTTAGTCCGCATCTCATTCTCAATGAACAAACATTTTTAGTTGATGATATTTAGTCATTAATAATTTGTTTCCTTTGTTTTATCAAGTGAAGAAAAATACCAACGACTCTATTTTCTCGATTTCCGTCTCGGCTACTGATTGTGTGGTAGAATAACTGGTATAGTCTGTTGAGCACCAGGTGGTGGTTGGGGTTGCAAATACTGCATGTGCTGCGGTGGAATTCCTAGATGATGGGGTGGAATAAGTGGACACATTATTGGGTAACTTGATGCATGGCCCTGGGGTGGTGGTTGTGGATATGATGGTTGTGGTGTACCAGGTGGATTATAGGCACCAGGTGTATGTGGTGGATTAGGATTTGCTGGTGATTGAGTTTGGCTTGGTTGTTGTTGTCCAACGTGAGGATGGGGATGGCCATGTGGACCAATGTACTGTATTCCATGATTTTGGGGTCCCGGTGATTCATGGTAATGGGGATGTGGTGTTGCCATGTGTGGTGGTGGTTGGACCATTCGAACCATTTGCTGATACGCTGGTTGACCTGGATAAGGCACCTGGAAGGATGGATGCAGTGGACCTGGTGCTAGAAGTGGCTGACCAGTTGCTGCTGCCACCTGCATCTGGGATGCTATGTCTGGAGCACGGTGTGGCATCATCGGCACTGAAATGGTTATTGCCTTTGTTACGTTTcagtcaaataaaaatttttttgaaagattttgggaaaataattattgagtcACTTTCGTTATCTTAGAGAATTCGAGAGTACAagagtaataaaaatttcatatccAACGAACTCAACTTAGTGCATCAGGCGAAAacattcttaattttttaattttaagatACTCTAGATGATTTTAATGATTGTTACGAACTCCAAATTTTcccgaaaataaataaatggataaGATTTTTATATTAACGGTTCAGCAAAGTTGAGAGGACACACCTCATAAGAGATAAACGATTGTGCAGAACAAAGggacaatgaaaataatgatgatgatggtaaCATTGAACTAAATTCTAACGCACATTGAGCAGTAAACGTTGAAATTAGATGCTAATTATAGAGTGAGAAGTATTTTAAATGAGTTTGGTATCAAATTGTCGTTTTTAAGGCACCTCATGATATATTAAAAGTGACTTCATAGTTATTTTCATCGGTCGAAGGCTGTCAATTTTGATCGCGGTCACCGTTAATTGTTTTGTAAAATGATGACGTTGGATAAATCAACTTCATCTGGAACTTTTAAGAATGTGAATTAGACACGATTTTTAGCGCGAAAGTTGGGAATTAATAAAAGTTAAAGTATTATTAGAGTCGATGCAAAATTGAGTCTTAATTTGTGTAATGACTTgtcgtatttttttatactcgCACAATTTCAAAAGAACGTGATTTTGATCGACTGGGTGGTGAAAGAATAAAGTAAACaataatatgaatatttacaGGGACATCACAGTAGAGAAACGCGATTTTCAGCAAAAAGTTCGAAAAAGCTCTCCAGAATTGAGTTATTTTAACACTTTACAATTAATGGCATATTCATTTTCAAGAATTAAATTTCTGGATGAAGCGGGAGATAGTGATAGATTTAATCTTAATATTCTGACAGCTTTCGTTGGGGGAATCGCATTCTTTGGTGCAGAGAGTAGACAAGTTtctaattttcaatagaagtcttgaaatttttcaactttgtcGTCCGATCCTAGTACCAGTGCTGAAAAAAACTTCAATCTCTCAGTTGTAAAAATATCTAATGGTGTTAAACTACAAGTTGTTGAGATTAATTCTTCAGTAAAATATCCGGAGATTTCCTCCAAATTTTTATATAAGTCCGAGAAAAATTTCGTCCTTAtcctaattaaatttccagtaccagcactgaatttttttcctcatcactACTTTGCGTCTCTCTTATCCTGCTGAtacgataatttttctcagaaatttctcGTCGCGTAGATATCGTTCGGAAACCAGTATTACCAGGCCTTAAATGTCAACCtttaccagaattttccattaaCTCATCCAAAATGTTGCTGTTCGATGCTAAACCAGTAGCAAAGggataaaagaaaataaactgGCTAATCTTCGAGTTACTTTTTTGACGAGTAACTTCGAATCTAGGAGAgataatgatatttttctaatgacCCCCACAATTCGTCCTGCAGAAAcggtaataataaaaattttgcagtCATCCCCAgatttcaagatattcatcaaaaacggtcgcgaaaaaatatttccccgtTCACGGATATCATCTTCGTTACTCTTCGGCCCTGCCAAACCCCCgtccctctttttttttgtactaaCGCAGAGGGGTTCTGTGACAGACCAACAGCGGAGGTCCAGGGGCAGAGCCCGTGGCGGGGTCCGGCACGGAGCCGCCCTCCCTCCCCCaaagaaaacaaattattaatttatataaaaaaaacggtgaatgtggtgaataatttaatgaaaataaatcctcttttttcgaaaatttgcatttgaaatgaaaatgtctcaaataacttgaaaaaatgaaaaattaagatttatcttggggattttttttttccaggatCCATCAAAAACCGATTAATAGTTAGTGACTTGCCttcttttaccacttcactagtGAAATATTTCCTCTAAATTACCTAATGAGTTAAGTTTCTTCTGttgaaaagtaataatttgactttggaaatatgaaaCTTTTTATTCTCTCGGGATAAAATGTGTTGAGAAAGAAGATGAGATATAAAACCATGTTCATTGTTCTACGATACCTAGATACTGACCCTTCCGGAACCTTGCGCCAGGTTGGGCCTGTTGCTGTGTGAATGCGGTTGGTGGTTGACTTGTCATTACATAAGCTGGTGCCATAACAACAGCAGCTGGCATTGTAGCGCCCGAGTACTGAGGCGTCTGTGGTGTGTGTGGTCTGCTTGGTGTTGGAGTGCTGGGTGATCGCTGAAAATGCAATTAtaaccataattttttatttaacatgttttcaagtaaaaaatgacaaatattAATCTTATCAACGTACGGGAGTGAAGGGTTTGGCATTTGGATTTGGATTAAACTCCTTAGCATTGGGATTGAGGGTTGATTTCTTGAAGGCAGTGGTGATTTTATCAACAGCAGGTTCAGCAATATTTTGCTGCATTGGTGGAGTTGTCTGTACAGGTTGAGGTGGAGTTGTAGGCCTGACAGTAACTGGACCAGGTGGTGGTTTACTGGTAACTACAGGCTCCTCCTGCAGTTGAGGTGTCGGATGAACTGGCTGATGAGTAGGTTGAACAGGTGTAACTGGAGTTTGCTGATGTACCGGCTGATGATGAGTCTGTGGTATTGGTTGGGGTGTGTGTGGCTCCTGATGATGAATCTGTTGTTTTCTGGACATGAGGGGAGTGTCCTGTGAGTTGGTATCAGCGAGTTTGAAGTCCGATGAAAATTGTCGTAACTCATGAGATTCATCACGTCCTCGAGGtgttgatatttttctgtGATCAGGTTTTGGAGTCAGTAATTCGCCCCTCTGATTGTCCAACGAATTTTGCTGCTGAAGGGGAGTGTGAGGCATATGAGACCCATGAGAGGCATGCGATGTATGAGGTGGATGAGGTGGTGGGCCTTGTTGATGTGAACTGGGCACAGCATTAGACTGTGGAAATGGAGCGGGTGGTGCTTTATCGACTTGGTAGAGCTGTTGTCGTCCTGGACGTTCACGTTTATCAACACTGAGTTTGCTTGGTGGTGGTTGCTGGGACTGAGATGGTTGTGAGGGCTGAGGTTGTTGTTGCTGTGGGGTAAAACCAATGTGTCCCTGCTGAGGAGAAATGACTGGTATCGATGGTGGTGGTTGAGTTGTAGGGGGTGGAACAAATGGTGGTGGTGTATTGTACTGTACAACAACACCACTTGGTGGAATTCCTATATTATGAGTGCCTGGATGTTGGCCCTGTCCCTGTTGCTGCTGTTGTGCCTGAACTGGTGGATGACCAGTGCCAACGACAGGTAAACTACTCGTCTGCGATGAATTAATATTTGACGATGGTGATGGTTGATTAAACTTAGCAGCTCCTGGACTGGCTGATGGAGTTGGTGGATTTGTCTTCTGATATTTTCCACTGTTGACACTATTTCGTTTCTGTGGTGGAACATATTTACCATCATTGGCAGGCCTTGTTACAGAAGCAAAACGCTCCTCTTCATCACCATTTTCCAAATCTAGGCGTGCTTTGTGTGTCGGCTGTGCTTCAATTTCATTAGCTATTTCTGCAGCCTTCTGCTCCTGCTCCTTAAATTCCTTAGTCTCTTTGCGCTGAAGTTGTAGTGTATAACCAGACAATGATGGCTCAAATGTCGACTGTACACCGTATATTTGTTCATTCTTTCTGAACATCTCATGAGCATCCCAACCATTTGCTGTACTGTCTAGATCGTATTCATCCCCATTCATTGACATTGGTGCGTCCCATGGCTCTAATTCCTTCTCACCTATCGTACCATTAAATTTGCTAATTGCTGTGTCAGTCTGGAACGTATCTCTTATAGCATAATCAAGATCAACGTCTTTAGCTGACATTGTTATAATATCTTGTGGTTTAAATATCAGCTTCTCGACAACAGTGTCAACACTTATTTTTCCTGTACTATCCACACGATGTGCCATCTCAAGAACAACCTCGAATTGACTTGAGAATGTACGAAATATACCCTCATAGAGGGATCCATTCTGAGTCTGaatctgaatgaaaaaatttcaataaaaaggcACATCAGTTAAGAACATACCTCtttcttttctattttcaaGGTTACGTTGGAGATTTTACCTGCACTGTATTACCAACGTGGCTCGTCACTGCGTGCATAAAATGTGCGTTGTTGTACACACCCTCTGCTGCCACTGGAGTCCTCTCCTGGGGACCCCGGGCCCGCGGGGACCTgtaattaacaaatatttcaattgtctCCATCAACGATTACAATCCTAGGACACTAACGTCGTAATTTTAGGGGATTTTTCAATGGCAGTACGAACCTTGTTGGATTGGCACGATTCTTCCTCTTGTTATTCATTCTGTTACCAGACGAAGTATCTTCGCTACTGTATCGCGAATACTTATCGCCAGTACGCTGAGCGCCTTCTCGTTTCTTAGTGGGGACCGGAATTTTGACAATGTTACCGTACACCCgtatattaaaaattgtcttttCCAGTTGATCAcaacaagaataaaaaaaaaatgaacaatgatTCTCAGCACTTGTTGATGAGAGCCCTAATGTCCTTCGATATATGCGTGAGGTCCACCGTCAATGTGCCCTGTAAAGCTCGATTTGTTAAAGCACCTCGAACGATTTCGaacgagtaattttttttttgtatttctttttttttaggttATACTGGTGACGCGCCTTTGGGATGTAGTGTCGTTTCGAATTGACTCGCGGGGTTATAAACAGAAATGTTGTAATACAACAAATTAAATCTGAatgtagaaataaaataaatacaaaaataagtgatatgaTCAACGAATAATTACGACTGTGTCAATCTAATTTCTCTTATCGTTTGATTCGTACACAAGACAAAAATAGTCGAGGCTAATCAAGCTTCGTCAATAGTTTGGATTCATAagaactgaaaaataattcctgaGAGAGAATTGTGATGCAGAGCAGGAGGAGAGGAACAATTAATGGacagaaataatttctctaattgtccgttttttttttaatgtatggTGTTGGATGACGTAACTCTTACTCTTTCTCGCTCActctctctcattctctctcactctcactcTCTCAGCTCCTCACTCTATTTTTCTCAACAAACGCCAATGTTACTGCCACCCTTTCTTTTGTACTAGACCAGACGAAATAACACCGACGTCTCTCGATGTAGCGTGAATTGTCGTTAATCTACCTTTTACTGGTGCTCGACGTTGTCGTTGACGGATGCCGTATCAACGGTTCAgcttaattataaaattttattactcCTTCGAATCAACAATAACTCGTTTTAACTGAATCGCGTGTAACACGCGTCAATGTTGTCCGTACAACACCCACAACTATTATATTCCAATGGTCGTGTACAGAATAATACGCGATCAATCAACATGTGGTGAACGGGAAGTGTGTAAACTCGCTTGTACCAAAAGCCCAAGTTACATGTAACACGACaaatttttcccgtttttttctgTCTATTGCTTTGCCTCGGTGAAAATTGCGGAACAATTATACAGCACAGCCTGTTCCATTCCCCTCGATACTTAACGTTCCACTGTAGCCATTTATCGACCAATGAGAAGAGATCTTCGAGCATGCAGTCATGTGTCGTTACATGAAAATTCCGCGGAGGGACGCGTTCACTTAGTTTTTCAGTCTCGGGTCATTAATAgacatttatatttattcatttaacgTTTTAGTCAGATAAATAGTGGAATTTGGAGGTATTGAGACACTTACGGGGGATTTTTCCTGGGGGTGACGAAGTGGAGCAGGAAAATTTTGGATAGCAAATGGGTTTTTATGCAACACCGGAACGCGTTGGCACGGGAGACAGACCTAACCTAATCTGGGGGAGTGATTGTTCCCGCGATATTCGGATTATTTGGATTTAATTGCCAGTAAATCAGGGTATTTTAGAGGCTATTGGGGTGTTATGTAATACGTTTTGTAGGGCGGGTATTGGCTATAATGCTGCGGGAGGAGTTGGTCAAGGGGTTGATTGAGTTATGAGTTGATGATGGTGAGTTCAGATGAGGAAATGGCGACAGTATTTTTGTTTTACAGTAGCTCTGCTCATTTTGCTCTGCTCATTTCATAGAGAGGAATTCCTAAATCTGATGATGATAATAACATCGTActataatgataataaaatgataatgatATCATCATAGTATATCATTACAAACCTGACGGTAGCAGAAAACGGATGTGAAGGAAACATCCGGCAATttaaagatttaatttttttttgttttatggcAAAAGATTTAGGTGTGACAGAGGCTAAATTCCGCAAGTATTCATTTTGGTTTCGACAATTATTTGAAGAAGAAATAGGAtcacaatattatttttgcgCAACCTATTTGGGACGTTTTTGCTTCCAAATGTGAAGCCTTGTATTTGActgatttttcgattttctaaTTTCAGTTGCAAGTTGTCTACAATGTTATGAAACCCAAGAAACGATGTTTGTTGTATCATGTCTGTGTGTATGTGCTGGAAGATTCgcaattttgaagattaattttcaaaaaattgtatcgGAAATTTAGCTTTGGGGAAATAGATTCTTAGAGCGTAATGGTTTTATTTGAGAGTAGGATTAAGAATCGTGGGATAAAGTTCTCCCAAGTGATGCTATAAGATTAGATTGTAGGCGTAGCAATAGGTGCTATTTATGGGAGAAACCCTGGAAATAGACATGGATGGGACAGGGATGCAAGCCTGTACGATAGAAGTACCTAGATGGTCATAGTTTTGGGGTTTATGAGACCCACAGATGTGACAGGGGACCATCGTTTCCAGCCAGCGAGGTCCAGAGACGCTGCTAGGGTCTACTCCAGAGCAGAAGGTAGTCAGAGTTCAGACTAGAGGGTCAGAGTTCAGACGAGAGAGATCGAGTTTAGAGGGAGAGGTATAGAGTGTAGACGAGGTGTGGAAAGAGTGCCACCCTAATCATTGTTTAACTTAAAATCAAGTGTAGTTATGATCATAGTCTGTAATGTTTAGTAGTGTATGATGATATTGATAAATAGATATCTGTTAAACATTTGTATCTTTACGACCAACTTCCTTTGACCTACATATCCcataaaattgtcaaaaatacGGTAATTTTCATCTTATGATAGCTATCATAGACCTTTACTTTGGTTGATGGGTCGTTTCAGCTTAATCGGTCCAGTAGTTCCTAAGTTATAGTCAGTTTTTTAAAACTTCGTATCCTCAAGATCTCAAAAACGACTGCAAggatttcagtatttttaaaaTCCTCGTCTAAGTGAGTCCAATCAGGATCCATTGAAATCTCCAAATTTTTGGAGTagaatttcgagatatcgTCGTTTGTAGGTTTTATCATCATGAACGTTatgtaaaaacaaattaacaaaaaatagagATAACAAGTTGAAATTTTGTATACTTGTAGTTCTCATAATATAAAAGGCTGCCATTTTTGATGGACACAATCGGCCAGGGGATTCCAAAGATATTACATCTTTTGCGTGAATTTATTTCgttgaatatttcatgaacCACTCGACAgatttcattttctttgtcAAAAGAGTCGTCTCAGTGGGCACCATTTTAGCAATTTGAGCAATTTAAAATTTCGTATAATCATCGATTTTATAATATGAAACCATCAGATGTCCGATGGACACAATCCGTTGGGTGGTTCtcacaaaatttattgttttgttgAAGTTTATGTTATTAATAtgttaaatatatatttccaaACCCCCCTGGCGACTTAAATTGCGAATATCTACGTTTTCCTTTTTGACATTAAATTGGTGCGAATCCATTTGGACATATACTACCAATCGAATTGGTagaaacgaagaaaaaaaatagtaacgCGTAAAGGATCGGCCACATCACTTCTGGCCAATAGCATTGGTCGTCtgctgtttttcatttttacacaaTTAATTtagcaaataaatgaatatataGTTATATAGATATATTAAGTCACATAAtacaaaatattccaaaattataatttgatTAACACTGAACTGATCAAAGTTACTTAATGGGTACGTCTACGCATCCTTTTGTTATCGTCGACGTCATAAATAGCGTTGAGTTTTCGGACAACTGTTTTCGCACGATCAGTGATAAAACTATCGACTTGACCGAGAACATTAACAGCTTGTATCATCTTCCGAAATCGTCGATTCAATTTCTCCGTCCGTTCCAATGAGGTCTCCTGTTTTTTCATCGTACTGTCTGGTAGGAACTCATCCCCGGACAGGACCTTTGAGATCTTCTCCAGGAGATGTTTATGCTCTTTAGTAAATTCTTCGCTGCCAGCCACCATGAATATCTACGGATAAAAGTTCCATAAGTTAAATTTTCTTCTGTCTCATATCAGGACAAAGGGAGGACTGAAGAAAGTTCATTGTCTCTTAATCCTAAAATTATGCGGTGAGGTAACCCTGGCAGGAACTGCCAAGCATCGACAGCAGGGCCAAGCTTGACATTTCCTAGCATAGGTCTGGCATCAAGTGATGGTTATAGCTATCTAGGGCAATCGTCATTTCGCTAGGTCACCCTGAAGGTCGGGCTTGAGCTGATGGTCATACCAAtggagtcataaaattatggaaatttcattggagtcgattttttttttatttttatttaaaaatcaacaattg
The DNA window shown above is from Diachasmimorpha longicaudata isolate KC_UGA_2023 chromosome 7, iyDiaLong2, whole genome shotgun sequence and carries:
- the LOC135164656 gene encoding ataxin-2 homolog isoform X1, whose amino-acid sequence is MNNKRKNRANPTRSPRARGPQERTPVAAEGVYNNAHFMHAVTSHVGNTVQIQTQNGSLYEGIFRTFSSQFEVVLEMAHRVDSTGKISVDTVVEKLIFKPQDIITMSAKDVDLDYAIRDTFQTDTAISKFNGTIGEKELEPWDAPMSMNGDEYDLDSTANGWDAHEMFRKNEQIYGVQSTFEPSLSGYTLQLQRKETKEFKEQEQKAAEIANEIEAQPTHKARLDLENGDEEERFASVTRPANDGKYVPPQKRNSVNSGKYQKTNPPTPSASPGAAKFNQPSPSSNINSSQTSSLPVVGTGHPPVQAQQQQQGQGQHPGTHNIGIPPSGVVVQYNTPPPFVPPPTTQPPPSIPVISPQQGHIGFTPQQQQPQPSQPSQSQQPPPSKLSVDKRERPGRQQLYQVDKAPPAPFPQSNAVPSSHQQGPPPHPPHTSHASHGSHMPHTPLQQQNSLDNQRGELLTPKPDHRKISTPRGRDESHELRQFSSDFKLADTNSQDTPLMSRKQQIHHQEPHTPQPIPQTHHQPVHQQTPVTPVQPTHQPVHPTPQLQEEPVVTSKPPPGPVTVRPTTPPQPVQTTPPMQQNIAEPAVDKITTAFKKSTLNPNAKEFNPNPNAKPFTPRSPSTPTPSRPHTPQTPQYSGATMPAAVVMAPAYVMTSQPPTAFTQQQAQPGARFRKGQYLVPMMPHRAPDIASQMQVAAATGQPLLAPGPLHPSFQVPYPGQPAYQQMVRMVQPPPHMATPHPHYHESPGPQNHGIQYIGPHGHPHPHVGQQQPSQTQSPANPNPPHTPGAYNPPGTPQPSYPQPPPQGHASSYPIMCPLIPPHHLGIPPQHMQYLQPQPPPGAQQTIPVILPHNQ
- the LOC135164656 gene encoding ataxin-2 homolog isoform X2, with amino-acid sequence MNNKRKNRANPTRSPRARGPQERTPVAAEGVYNNAHFMHAVTSHVGNTVQIQTQNGSLYEGIFRTFSSQFEVVLEMAHRVDSTGKISVDTVVEKLIFKPQDIITMSAKDVDLDYAIRDTFQTDTAISKFNGTIGEKELEPWDAPMSMNGDEYDLDSTANGWDAHEMFRKNEQIYGVQSTFEPSLSGYTLQLQRKETKEFKEQEQKAAEIANEIEAQPTHKARLDLENGDEEERFASVTRPANDGKYVPPQKRNSVNSGKYQKTNPPTPSASPGAAKFNQPSPSSNINSSQTSSLPVVGTGHPPVQAQQQQQGQGQHPGTHNIGIPPSGVVVQYNTPPPFVPPPTTQPPPSIPVISPQQGHIGFTPQQQQPQPSQPSQSQQPPPSKLSVDKRERPGRQQLYQVDKAPPAPFPQSNAVPSSHQQGPPPHPPHTSHASHGSHMPHTPLQQQNSLDNQRGELLTPKPDHRKISTPRGRDESHELRQFSSDFKLADTNSQDTPLMSRKQQIHHQEPHTPQPIPQTHHQPVHQQTPVTPVQPTHQPVHPTPQLQEEPVVTSKPPPGPVTVRPTTPPQPVQTTPPMQQNIAEPAVDKITTAFKKSTLNPNAKEFNPNPNAKPFTPRSPSTPTPSRPHTPQTPQYSGATMPAAVVMAPAYVMTSQPPTAFTQQQAQPGARFRKVPMMPHRAPDIASQMQVAAATGQPLLAPGPLHPSFQVPYPGQPAYQQMVRMVQPPPHMATPHPHYHESPGPQNHGIQYIGPHGHPHPHVGQQQPSQTQSPANPNPPHTPGAYNPPGTPQPSYPQPPPQGHASSYPIMCPLIPPHHLGIPPQHMQYLQPQPPPGAQQTIPVILPHNQ
- the LOC135164656 gene encoding ataxin-2 homolog isoform X4, whose product is MNNKRKNRANPTRSPRARGPQERTPVAAEGVYNNAHFMHAVTSHVGNTVQIQTQNGSLYEGIFRTFSSQFEVVLEMAHRVDSTGKISVDTVVEKLIFKPQDIITMSAKDVDLDYAIRDTFQTDTAISKFNGTIGEKELEPWDAPMSMNGDEYDLDSTANGWDAHEMFRKNEQIYGVQSTFEPSLSGYTLQLQRKETKEFKEQEQKAAEIANEIEAQPTHKARLDLENGDEEERFASVTRPANDGKYVPPQKRNSVNSGKYQKTNPPTPSASPGAAKFNQPSPSSNINSSQTSSLPVVGTGHPPVQAQQQQQGQGQHPGTHNIGIPPSGVVVQYNTPPPFVPPPTTQPPPSIPVISPQQGHIGFTPQQQQPQPSQPSQSQQPPPSKLSVDKRERPGRQQLYQVDKAPPAPFPQSNAVPSSHQQGPPPHPPHTSHASHGSHMPHTPLQQQNSLDNQRGELLTPKPDHRKISTPRGRDESHELRQFSSDFKLADTNSQDTPLMSRKQQIHHQEPHTPQPIPQTHHQPVHQQTPVTPVQPTHQPVHPTPQLQEEPVVTSKPPPGPVTVRPTTPPQPVQTTPPMQQNIAEPAVDKITTAFKKSTLNPNAKEFNPNPNAKPFTPHSNTKQTTHTTDASVLGRYNASCCCYGTSLCNDKSTTNRIHTATGPTWRKVPEGADDATPCSRHSIPDAGGSSNWSATSSTRSTASILPGALSRSTSVSANGSNGPTTTTHGNTTSPLP
- the LOC135164656 gene encoding ataxin-2 homolog isoform X3; amino-acid sequence: MNNKRKNRANPTRSPRARGPQERTPVAAEGVYNNAHFMHAVTSHVGNTVQIQTQNGSLYEGIFRTFSSQFEVVLEMAHRVDSTGKISVDTVVEKLIFKPQDIITMSAKDVDLDYAIRDTFQTDTAISKFNGTIGEKELEPWDAPMSMNGDEYDLDSTANGWDAHEMFRKNEQIYGVQSTFEPSLSGYTLQLQRKETKEFKEQEQKAAEIANEIEAQPTHKARLDLENGDEEERFASVTRPANDGKYVPPQKRNSVNSGKYQKTNPPTPSASPGAAKFNQPSPSSNINSSQTSSLPVVGTGHPPVQAQQQQQGQGQHPGTHNIGIPPSGVVVQYNTPPPFVPPPTTQPPPSIPVISPQQGHIGFTPQQQQPQPSQPSQSQQPPPSKLSVDKRERPGRQQLYQVDKAPPAPFPQSNAVPSSHQQGPPPHPPHTSHASHGSHMPHTPLQQQNSLDNQRGELLTPKPDHRKISTPRGRDESHELRQFSSDFKLADTNSQDTPLMSRKQQIHHQEPHTPQPIPQTHHQPVHQQTPVTPVQPTHQPVHPTPQLQEEPVVTSKPPPGPVTVRPTTPPQPVQTTPPMQQNIAEPAVDKITTAFKKSTLNPNAKEFNPNPNAKPFTPHSNTKQTTHTTDASVLGRYNASCCCYGTSLCNDKSTTNRIHTATGPTWRKVPEGSVSSADDATPCSRHSIPDAGGSSNWSATSSTRSTASILPGALSRSTSVSANGSNGPTTTTHGNTTSPLP